In Pseudomonas fluorescens, one genomic interval encodes:
- the livG gene encoding high-affinity branched-chain amino acid ABC transporter ATP-binding protein LivG, translating into MSRPILKVENLSMRFGGLLAVNGVALTVKEKQVVALIGPNGAGKTTVFNCLTGFYQPSGGSILLDGEPIQGLPGHKIALKGVVRTFQNVRLFKDMTAVENLLIAQHRHLNTNFLSGLFKTPAFRKSEREAMEYAEYWLEKVNLKEFANRTAGTLAYGQQRRLEIARCMMTRPRILMLDEPAAGLNPKETEDLKALISVLREEHNVTVLLIEHDMKLVMSISDHIVVINQGTPLADGTPDQIRDNPEVIKAYLGEA; encoded by the coding sequence ATGAGCCGCCCGATCCTTAAGGTTGAAAATCTGAGCATGCGCTTCGGCGGCTTGCTGGCGGTCAATGGCGTGGCCCTGACCGTCAAGGAAAAACAAGTGGTGGCGCTGATCGGGCCGAACGGCGCGGGCAAGACCACCGTGTTCAACTGCCTGACCGGTTTCTACCAGCCCTCGGGCGGCAGCATCCTGCTGGACGGCGAGCCGATCCAGGGCCTGCCGGGGCACAAGATTGCCCTCAAGGGCGTGGTGCGCACCTTCCAGAACGTGCGGTTGTTCAAGGACATGACGGCGGTCGAGAACCTGTTGATCGCCCAGCACCGTCACCTGAACACCAACTTCCTGTCCGGCCTGTTCAAGACCCCGGCGTTCCGCAAGAGCGAACGCGAGGCCATGGAATATGCCGAATACTGGCTGGAAAAGGTCAATCTGAAAGAGTTCGCCAACCGTACCGCCGGCACCCTGGCCTACGGTCAGCAACGCCGTCTGGAAATCGCCCGCTGCATGATGACCCGTCCGCGGATCCTCATGCTCGACGAACCGGCCGCCGGTCTGAACCCGAAGGAGACCGAAGACCTCAAGGCGCTGATCAGCGTGCTGCGTGAAGAGCACAACGTCACCGTGCTGCTGATCGAGCACGACATGAAACTGGTCATGAGCATTTCCGACCACATCGTCGTGATCAACCAGGGCACGCCTCTGGCCGACGGCACGCCGGATCAGATCCGCGACAATCCTGAAGTGATCAAAGCCTACCTGGGGGAAGCGTAA
- a CDS encoding DoxX family protein, with product MNNLITRAIGLMEKIPHSLIAFIARFSIAAVFWKSGQTKVEGLAIDLIDGTVQLGWPRLADSTIPLFQSEYHVPLLSPEIAAHMAAFAEHFFPVLILIGFATRFSALALLGMTLVIEVFVYPDAYPTHGTWAAVLLYLMATGPGKLSIDHLIARRFAS from the coding sequence ATGAACAACCTCATCACTCGCGCCATCGGACTCATGGAAAAAATCCCCCACAGCCTGATCGCCTTCATCGCGCGGTTCTCGATTGCCGCAGTGTTCTGGAAGTCCGGGCAGACCAAGGTCGAGGGGCTGGCCATCGACTTGATCGACGGCACCGTTCAACTCGGCTGGCCACGCTTGGCGGACTCGACGATTCCGTTGTTCCAGAGCGAATACCACGTACCGCTGCTGTCACCGGAAATCGCCGCGCACATGGCGGCGTTTGCCGAACACTTCTTTCCGGTGCTGATATTGATCGGCTTCGCCACGAGGTTTTCAGCGCTGGCGCTACTGGGCATGACGCTGGTGATCGAGGTGTTCGTCTATCCCGATGCCTACCCGACCCACGGCACTTGGGCGGCGGTGTTGCTGTACCTGATGGCGACCGGACCGGGGAAATTGTCGATCGATCACCTGATCGCACGACGTTTTGCCAGCTGA
- a CDS encoding BufA1 family periplasmic bufferin-type metallophore gives MTATTRTLSAAALVLALGSALSMTAVSSANAADNSNMEKCFGVAMKGHNDCAAGAGTTCAGTAKMDYQANSWKFVPKGTCTTTESKTSPTGFGQMEAYKAKS, from the coding sequence ATGACTGCTACCACTCGCACCCTGTCCGCCGCTGCACTGGTTCTGGCTCTTGGTTCCGCCCTGAGCATGACTGCCGTTTCCAGCGCCAATGCCGCCGACAACAGCAACATGGAAAAATGCTTCGGTGTGGCCATGAAGGGTCACAACGATTGCGCCGCGGGCGCGGGCACTACCTGTGCCGGCACAGCGAAGATGGACTACCAGGCCAACTCGTGGAAGTTCGTGCCAAAAGGCACCTGCACCACCACCGAGAGCAAGACCTCGCCGACCGGTTTCGGTCAGATGGAAGCCTATAAAGCCAAATCCTGA
- the bufB gene encoding MNIO family bufferin maturase, which yields MLTTSETVPPRTRAALCGLPPRAGLGLKTGHFIEVLGTQPDIGFFEVHAENYMVDGGPFHHFLGLIREQYPLSLHGVGLSIGAEGSLDAQHLQRLKTLIERYQPQSFSEHLAWSSHGPVFLNDLLPLAYDTPTLNRVCEHIDQVQNSLKRPMLLENPATYLAFQRSTIDEPAFITEVIRRSGCGLLLDVNNVYVSCVNHQRDPLTYLDALPLHAVGEIHLAGFAEDADSLGDRLLIDDHGAPIDDAVWALYRQALERVGPVATLIERDNQVPAFNVLLAEAQQAEALLLHAGSRP from the coding sequence ATGTTGACCACCAGCGAAACTGTCCCACCGCGCACTCGGGCAGCCCTCTGCGGGCTCCCGCCCCGCGCGGGGCTGGGGCTCAAGACCGGGCACTTTATTGAAGTGCTCGGCACCCAACCGGACATCGGTTTCTTTGAAGTCCACGCCGAAAACTACATGGTCGACGGCGGTCCGTTTCATCATTTTCTCGGGTTGATCCGCGAGCAGTATCCGCTGTCGCTGCACGGTGTCGGGCTGTCCATCGGGGCCGAAGGGTCGCTGGATGCTCAACACCTGCAACGCCTGAAAACGCTGATCGAGCGCTATCAACCGCAATCCTTTTCCGAACACCTGGCCTGGTCGAGCCACGGCCCGGTGTTCCTCAATGACCTGCTGCCGCTGGCGTATGACACGCCGACGCTGAACCGCGTCTGCGAACACATCGATCAAGTGCAGAACAGCCTCAAACGGCCGATGCTGCTGGAGAATCCCGCCACTTATCTGGCGTTCCAGCGCTCGACCATCGACGAGCCGGCGTTCATCACCGAGGTGATCCGCCGCAGCGGCTGTGGTCTGCTGCTCGACGTCAACAACGTCTACGTCTCGTGCGTCAATCATCAACGCGATCCACTGACCTACCTCGACGCACTGCCCTTGCACGCGGTTGGCGAGATTCATCTGGCCGGGTTCGCCGAAGATGCCGACAGCCTCGGCGACCGTTTGCTGATCGACGATCACGGCGCGCCGATTGATGACGCGGTCTGGGCGCTATACCGACAGGCGCTCGAACGCGTTGGCCCGGTGGCAACCTTGATCGAGCGGGACAATCAGGTCCCGGCGTTCAATGTGCTGCTGGCCGAGGCGCAGCAGGCCGAAGCGTTGTTGCTGCACGCTGGGAGTCGGCCATGA
- a CDS encoding HvfC/BufC N-terminal domain-containing protein, producing the protein MSTQADFSAALLDTRLPCPAGLCSANGADPASRFLVYRNNVQGSLINALADSYPVVQQLVGEEFFRAMASIFIQQQPPHSPLMSRYGDGLADFIDAFEPAAEVPYLADVARLERLRTRAYHAADAATVSAQQISAALADPQTLAELDITLHPSLHLLDSAYAVVSIWAAHQGEATLAGIDIHQGQHALVLRNGLEVEVFALDHGASVFIRHLLNHRALLDAAQDSPPFDLPQTLALLIGHNAITDLNTKVSP; encoded by the coding sequence ATGAGCACGCAAGCCGACTTCAGCGCCGCCCTGCTCGACACTCGCCTGCCCTGCCCCGCCGGCCTGTGCAGCGCCAACGGTGCCGATCCTGCCAGCCGATTCCTGGTGTATCGCAATAACGTGCAAGGTTCGTTGATCAACGCGCTGGCCGACAGTTATCCGGTGGTGCAGCAGTTGGTCGGCGAGGAATTCTTTCGCGCCATGGCGAGCATTTTCATCCAGCAACAGCCACCGCACAGTCCGTTGATGAGCCGTTACGGCGACGGTCTGGCGGACTTCATTGACGCATTCGAACCGGCGGCCGAGGTGCCGTATCTGGCCGATGTCGCACGGCTCGAACGCTTGCGCACCCGCGCTTATCACGCCGCCGATGCCGCGACGGTCAGTGCGCAACAGATCAGCGCTGCACTGGCCGATCCGCAAACACTCGCCGAACTGGACATCACCCTGCATCCCTCGCTGCACCTGCTCGATTCGGCTTACGCGGTGGTTTCGATCTGGGCGGCGCATCAAGGAGAAGCGACGCTGGCAGGCATCGACATCCATCAAGGGCAACACGCACTGGTGCTGCGCAACGGCCTGGAGGTCGAGGTCTTTGCTCTCGATCACGGCGCCAGCGTGTTCATCCGCCATCTGCTCAATCATCGAGCGCTGCTGGACGCGGCGCAAGACAGTCCGCCCTTCGATCTGCCGCAGACGCTCGCCCTGCTGATCGGCCACAACGCCATCACCGACCTGAACACCAAGGTATCGCCATGA
- a CDS encoding ABC transporter ATP-binding protein: protein MLQFENVSTFYGKIQALHSVNVEVRQGEIVTLIGANGAGKSTLLMTLCGSPQAHSGSIRYMGEELVGQDSSQIMRKSIAVVPEGRRVFARLTVEENLSMGGFFTDKGDYQEQMDKVLGLFPRLKERFNQRGGTMSGGEQQMLAIGRALMSKPKLLLLDEPSLGLAPIIIQQIFDIIEQLRKDGVTVFLVEQNANQALKIADRAYVLENGRVVMQGTGEALLTDPKVREAYLGG from the coding sequence ATGCTGCAGTTCGAAAACGTTTCCACCTTCTACGGCAAGATCCAGGCCCTGCACAGCGTCAACGTCGAAGTCCGTCAGGGCGAGATCGTGACCCTGATCGGCGCCAACGGTGCCGGCAAGTCCACGCTGCTGATGACGCTCTGCGGTTCGCCGCAGGCGCACAGCGGCAGCATCCGCTACATGGGTGAGGAGCTGGTCGGTCAGGACTCGTCGCAGATCATGCGCAAGAGCATCGCCGTGGTGCCGGAAGGTCGTCGGGTGTTCGCCCGGCTGACCGTCGAAGAGAACCTGTCCATGGGCGGCTTCTTCACCGACAAGGGCGACTATCAGGAGCAAATGGACAAGGTCCTCGGCCTGTTCCCGCGCCTGAAAGAACGCTTCAACCAGCGCGGCGGCACCATGTCCGGTGGCGAACAGCAGATGCTTGCCATCGGCCGTGCGCTGATGAGCAAGCCAAAACTGCTGCTGCTCGACGAGCCGTCGCTGGGCCTGGCACCGATCATCATCCAGCAGATCTTCGACATCATCGAACAGCTGCGCAAGGACGGTGTAACGGTGTTCCTGGTCGAGCAGAACGCCAACCAGGCGCTGAAAATCGCTGACCGTGCGTACGTTCTGGAGAACGGCCGCGTGGTCATGCAAGGCACCGGTGAAGCGCTGCTGACCGACCCGAAAGTGCGCGAGGCGTACCTCGGCGGTTGA
- a CDS encoding LysR family transcriptional regulator translates to MSEMDDLAAFAVLIEAGSFTLAAQQLGCSKGQLSKRISQLEAQFSVVLLQRTTRRLSLTAAGAALLPQAQALVVQVERARQALARLKDDMAGPVRMTVPVSLGETFFDGLLLEFSQQYPEVQIELELNNHYRDLSRDGFDLAIRSEVANDERLVAKPLLAWQEMTCASPAYLEQFGEPLTPQELAEHRCLLNSHYSGREEWLYHQQHELLRVRVSGPFASNHYNLLKKAALAGAGIARLPSYLLQTELADGRLRWLLRDFQTRRMPMYLVHPYQGGLPKRTQVLADYLIGWFKRSGEALDRLQR, encoded by the coding sequence ATGAGCGAAATGGATGATCTGGCGGCGTTTGCGGTATTGATCGAGGCCGGCAGTTTTACCCTGGCGGCGCAGCAACTGGGTTGCAGCAAGGGCCAGTTGTCCAAACGCATCAGTCAGCTGGAAGCACAGTTTTCCGTGGTGTTGCTGCAACGCACGACGCGCCGTCTGAGCCTGACTGCCGCCGGCGCCGCTTTGCTGCCACAGGCGCAGGCGCTGGTCGTCCAGGTGGAGCGCGCGCGGCAGGCATTGGCGCGTTTGAAAGACGACATGGCCGGGCCGGTGCGGATGACGGTGCCGGTGTCGCTGGGGGAAACGTTTTTCGATGGCTTGCTGCTGGAGTTCTCGCAGCAATACCCCGAGGTGCAGATCGAGCTGGAGCTGAACAACCACTATCGCGACCTGTCTCGGGATGGCTTCGATCTGGCGATTCGCTCCGAGGTGGCCAATGACGAGCGGCTGGTGGCCAAGCCGCTGCTGGCGTGGCAGGAAATGACCTGCGCCAGCCCGGCGTATCTAGAACAGTTCGGCGAACCGCTGACCCCGCAGGAGCTGGCCGAACACCGCTGCCTGCTCAACAGCCACTACAGTGGTCGCGAGGAATGGCTGTATCACCAACAGCACGAATTGCTGCGGGTGCGGGTGTCGGGGCCGTTCGCCAGCAACCATTACAACCTGCTGAAGAAAGCCGCACTGGCCGGCGCCGGTATCGCACGATTGCCGTCGTACCTGCTGCAAACGGAGTTGGCTGATGGCCGGTTGCGCTGGCTGCTGCGCGATTTTCAGACGCGCCGGATGCCGATGTATCTGGTGCACCCATACCAGGGCGGTTTGCCCAAACGCACGCAAGTGCTGGCGGATTATCTGATTGGCTGGTTCAAACGCAGCGGCGAGGCGCTGGATCGCCTTCAGCGCTAA
- a CDS encoding short chain dehydrogenase: MKILLIGAAGTIGSAVDKELSQRHEVIRIGRNSGDFQVDISDSASIRKLFEQTGKFDALICAAGNVTFAPLGEMNADSFALGLKDKLMGQVNLLLIGREYANDGASFTFTTGVLSHDPIRTGASAALVNGALDSFVKAAAIELPRGLRVNSISPTVLLEAMGSYAPYFRGYKPVPAADVALAYAKSVEGLQTGQTFHVG, from the coding sequence ATGAAGATTCTGTTGATCGGTGCCGCCGGCACCATCGGTTCGGCCGTGGACAAAGAGCTGAGCCAGCGTCACGAAGTCATCCGTATCGGTCGCAACAGCGGCGATTTCCAGGTGGACATCAGCGACAGCGCATCGATTCGCAAGCTGTTCGAGCAGACCGGCAAGTTCGACGCGCTGATCTGTGCCGCCGGTAACGTGACCTTCGCCCCACTCGGCGAGATGAACGCTGACAGTTTCGCTTTGGGCCTGAAAGACAAGCTGATGGGCCAGGTCAACCTGCTGCTGATCGGCCGCGAATACGCCAACGACGGTGCCTCGTTCACCTTCACCACCGGCGTGCTCAGCCACGACCCGATCCGCACCGGCGCCTCGGCGGCACTGGTCAATGGCGCCCTGGACAGCTTCGTCAAAGCGGCCGCCATCGAATTGCCGCGAGGCCTGCGCGTCAACTCGATCAGCCCGACCGTGCTGCTGGAAGCGATGGGCAGCTATGCCCCCTACTTCCGTGGCTACAAGCCGGTTCCGGCAGCCGATGTGGCATTGGCCTACGCGAAAAGTGTCGAAGGCCTGCAAACCGGTCAGACCTTTCACGTAGGCTAA